The Mesorhizobium loti DNA segment GGCAATGGAAAGCGCCGTCTGGTGCTAAACAGCTTTTTCGGGTTCGCGCTGCCGGATCTTGTTCTCTGGTGGACTTGAAGTTAAGGATGTCGCAGCGACTGACTGCGCTTCCGCCGACAGGTATCACATCGGTCGCAACCCGAGGGGAGCCTTTAGTCACAGCCGCCCTGTCCGCATTACCCGGCGCTCCACTGTTCGCGGTGCCGAGCTGAACAGGCATCGCGAGGTGATGTTAAGCAAGGCAGACGCAACGCGAGAGGTGATCTAGCAGGCTTCTCTGATTGGGGTCGTTGAGGTCAAGCTCCTCCTGATAATTTTCCGGACCATGTCGCCCCGCCGAAGCGGAATTCTGTCGCGTCGCTCCACATGCGATGCAGGATGACACCGAGCTTGCGGGCAACAGCAACTCGGGCTCGGGCCATACCGCGCCGCTTGGCGACGTTCATACCCCACGCTCTGAGGCTCGACCATTTCTTGCTGAGCACAAGCAGCGAATGAGCCGCCTCATAGAGGGCCGTGCGGGCGAGTTCGTCGCCGCATCGGCTGACCTTGCCCTGAATGTCCGTCTCGCCAGATTGATAGCGTGCCGGGGTCAGACCCAGATGCGCTCCGACATCCCTCGACCGGCGAAAGCGGTCCGGCTGATCGATCGTGGCACGGAAGGCGAGCGCGGTGATGGGCCCTGGTCCCACGTCATAATGCCCATCTCGCTACGCTATTGAAAGACAAGGCTCTTTTGATCCGAATCTGATGATGGCGGCCCCTTGGAGCACGACTTGATCCGCTCGATCAGATGGGAATCTTCGATATTCCCTCGTTTGATAACCCAAGGTGCGCCCATGCAATATTGTTGGGCAGGGATGATGCCGGCGCGAATCTGGCGAAGGACCGTCGCAGGGCTCAGATTGAGCATGCTGGCGGCTTCAGTCAACGTGACTTCGCCGCGCTCGGCCCATTCGCCATCCCTGTAGACCGCGATGTCGTGCGTATTGCGGAAGCCCCGCACACGCGACTGTGTCCATCCATTCGATCGACCTGTCCGCTTTCCCATCCGGTTGAGCATGCCGGCAATGGCCTTGTCAGGCATCATTCGTGCGTAGGCGCGGATCAACTCCACTGTCTCAGGCTCGGCGGACCACCGCGTCTGACCCCGCCGGTTCTTTCTCACCGTCAGGCTGGTGTGATCGCCACCCTGCCAATGCAACAACAAATGAATCTGATCACCCTCGACCTGTGCCACGATCTCGCGCAACACGACCCGGACGATACGTTTGCGCGTGACGGAAGTGGCCGCCGGATGATGCCAGGCGGCCTCCAGATCGGCCCCCATTTGCAATAGACGCTGGCGCTCCTCGATGCCCAAAGCTGCCGGCCGCTGTCGCAGCAGGGCCTCCAATTCTTCCTCGAGAGCGCGTACGCTCGCGAGGGCGCCATTCCACCGCCGCTCAAGTTCGCCAGCTACCAGACGATTGTCAGGGTCGACCGTGTCATACTGTCGGTGCGCCCTGGTTGCCTCATATCGCGCCTGTTCGAGCGCCAACTCGATCTGGCGCTGTTTTTCGCCAGACTGGTGCTCGCACTGCGTGATCGCTTGGATGGCCGCTTCAACGCCGAGTGGCTGCAGCAACCGCACGATCTCGACACCCACCGCTTCGTCGACGCGCAGTGCGCCGAACGAGATACAGGGATCACCGCCAGGGTTGCTTCGGGTGGCATCACACTTATAGCGGCCGACATCGCCCTTGGTGCCGTTGTAGCTGACAAGCAGGCGGCGGCCGCAATGGCCGCAGCGCAGCAGGCCCGCGAGCAAAGCCTCCCCCTTGCGCACCGGCCCGCGCACCATCATGCCCTTGCCGTTGGCATTGTCAGCGATCAGCCGTTGGTTCCTTTCAAACTCTGCCCAGGACAAATAGCCTTCGTGATGGTCAACGAGCAAGACAGCCCAATCTGAACGATCCTTGCGACGGCCGCGCACGATTCGCTTGCGGCCGTTTTCGATTATCGTCCGACTTCCGGTTCGGCCAAAGGCGTAAGCGCCGGCATAAACAGGATTGGTGAGAAGATTGCTCACCGTCGCATAGACCGGAAGCTTCCACAGCACCTGCCGTTGTCCAGAGTTCCTGGAGTTGAGGTACGGCAGCGCGATCTGGTCGCTTCGAAGCGACAAGAACACCTGGCGGATGCTTTGCATTTCGGCAAAGCGGGTGAAGACCAACCCGATCGCCTCTCGCACACGCAGGTCTGGATCCATCTCGATCTTGTCGCGGCCCACTTTCACATAGCCGACAGCTACCGTGAAGAAGAGCTCGCCCCGTCGTGCCTTCTGCTTCAAGGCTTCCATCGAACGGGCCCGCAGGAGCGACAGTTCGAGTTCGCTCATCGTCCCTTTCATGCCCAGCAACAACCGATCGTTTGGATGGCGTGGTTCATAGATTCCATCCTCATCGACAATCACCGTGCCAACCAGTCCGCTTCGATCAGCGTGTGCCAGTCGCGTCCATTGCGCGCCAGACGCGACACTTCGATCGCAAAGACGTCACCGACGCGGCCTTCGCAGATCGCTGCCAACAGCTTCTCGAAGCCCGGACGACTGACGCCCGATCCCGAGCGGCCAAGGTCGTCGTCGATGACTGTCACATCCGTCCAGCCAAGAGCATGGGCACGGTCAGCAAGTCCATATTGACGCCGCCGGCTCTCATGATTGTTGGCAAGCTGATCGACGGTGGATTGCCGAATGTAGATGAAGGCGCCGCGCGCCAGGTGATCAGACGTGATCTTCATCGCCGGCCTCCGTCACTGCGGGGACGCTGAGTGTTTCCGACAGCAGCGCGCTCACCAGTGGCAATAGCTTCGTCCGCTCGGACGCTGCTACCGGCACCGGTGGGGTCTTGGGCACGAAGAGATCGAATTGGCGGTGACAGGGTTGCCGTTGCTTCATGCTTGTCTCCTCCTTCGTGACGGGAATCGTCACGCAGCAAGGTTAGACAGGCATCGAGCTCAAGACGAAGTTCGTGCAGATACGCCAGCGGCAGACGGGGACGCTCCGTCATCATCATCGCCTTCGCTTGATCTTCCGTCATCCAGACCGGCAGATGCGCCAGGGTGCCGTCAGGCTGGCGGATGGTCAGACTGACCTCGTCACCACGACGATTGCGCCCGGCAACAGTAACCGTTTCCCCGTAACGGGGATGGAATCGGTAACGGATAATCGTCTCGCCCGACTGATAGCGGGTATTATGAAGCTGTTGCCCCCACACCTGGAACGCTCATCAGTCGCCGGCAGACTTGCTCCTTGCGGGCGATATTGAGGACCTGCTTTGTCAGTTTCCCGAACTCACGCAACATCGTGGCCACGATCGCCAGAAGCGGCTCGACAAGCGCCATGATGACCGTATCTGCGCCAATCAGTTCGCGCACGCGATCGGCGAAGGCTGCACGGCTTGGAGTGCCGAGCTTGATGCCGGCCTCCCGCAGAATCGCCCTGACGACGTTCTCGATGGTCCGCATTTCATTGAGGACCGTGCGTCGTGCGACGAGGAGGGATCGCCAGAGCCGACACTGCTGGCTCTTCACATGCACCTGCCGATACCAGCCGGTGCGCATGATCTGCGCTAAGGCGCGGGCGTCGTTGCGATCCGTTTTGTTCGGCATCGTTTTCATCGCCGCGTTGGCTTACCGGGTCTCGATGCGATCGCCGGCAATCCTTCGGCGCGAATACCGTCATAAAGCCAGGCCGTCAGCGAGCAGGCTTCGAGCCCGATGCGCTCCAGCGGCAGATCGATTTTGCGCAAGGCCTCATAAAGCGCCCTCGGCTCACTCGCCGCCCGCCCTTCCTTGACGATGCGGCCGCTCTCGTCGACGACACAGATAGCGGTCTCTTCCAAAGACACGTCAAGTCCGGCAAAATACTTCATGGCTGCTCCTCCTGATGTTTGTGGCGATCTACATCGACCACGTTCTCACATCTCGACAGGAGCAGCCGCCCTCAATTTGGCTCGGGCGAGACCGCAATCACCCCATCTGTTGAAGAAAGTCGGGTGCGCTCGCAGACGAAGCCTGAGGCGTCGGCATTGTGAGGCGACGCGCGGTGCCGATCATTCTCCAGGAATGGGCCCACTGAGTAGGGTAACAGACGCCGGCAGATGACGGCGCTCCAAAATGCCGCCGAGCGAGGCTCGCCGGCGGGATCGCTGAGGGCGATGCCACAACCGTCCAAAAAGCTGAACGCGAGGATCAGCCAAGAATTGGTGATGCCCAGGCCATCAGGATCGTCAGCATCCCAGCTGCGGCCATCATCAATCCCCGGCCGACGATCATGACCGTGCGGCGGCTGATATTGTCGGCAATCGCACCAATGAAGACTGCCAAAAAAAGCCGGCAAGGTCGACGATGCCCGGACGAGGGAGACCATCACATCCGAGGTTAAAACGGTGGCGTTAGCCAGTTGAGGGCCACCGTCTGCATCAGCCAACCGAGGCTCGAAAGCTGAGACGCTAGAAAGATGGAATGGAAGGTCGAGTTCTTCAGCGGCGCCAGCAAGCCCGTGGATGCTGTTTCTGGGTCCGACATGCCGTTCAGTCTCTTGGGACGGGACCCGCTGTTGCAGAGTCAAGGGAAAGGATGCGACACGTCAGGTTGTTGTTCTTCATGCCGCCTATCCTCGATCGAGGGAATTGGAGGTGGCCCGCAGCGAGATCAGCGTGAACAGCCGACGGCCAGTCTCTTGGTCTATACTGACCTTGGATTTAAGCCGTTCCCTCAGCAGTGCAGCGGCCTCATTGTGGATCGCCCGGCGACCCATGTCGATGGCTTCAATCCTATCACGCGACAGGTGCGCTCTTGCGACGGTATACCTGTCGCAAACAAGAGCGTAATTCTTCAGCAACTGCGGAACGGGGTGAGCGAGAGATGATG contains these protein-coding regions:
- a CDS encoding transposase IS116/IS110/IS902 family protein, with product MGPGPITALAFRATIDQPDRFRRSRDVGAHLGLTPARYQSGETDIQGKVSRCGDELARTALYEAAHSLLVLSKKWSSLRAWGMNVAKRRGMARARVAVARKLGVILHRMWSDATEFRFGGATWSGKLSGGA
- a CDS encoding recombinase, encoding MIVDEDGIYEPRHPNDRLLLGMKGTMSELELSLLRARSMEALKQKARRGELFFTVAVGYVKVGRDKIEMDPDLRVREAIGLVFTRFAEMQSIRQVFLSLRSDQIALPYLNSRNSGQRQVLWKLPVYATVSNLLTNPVYAGAYAFGRTGSRTIIENGRKRIVRGRRKDRSDWAVLLVDHHEGYLSWAEFERNQRLIADNANGKGMMVRGPVRKGEALLAGLLRCGHCGRRLLVSYNGTKGDVGRYKCDATRSNPGGDPCISFGALRVDEAVGVEIVRLLQPLGVEAAIQAITQCEHQSGEKQRQIELALEQARYEATRAHRQYDTVDPDNRLVAGELERRWNGALASVRALEEELEALLRQRPAALGIEERQRLLQMGADLEAAWHHPAATSVTRKRIVRVVLREIVAQVEGDQIHLLLHWQGGDHTSLTVRKNRRGQTRWSAEPETVELIRAYARMMPDKAIAGMLNRMGKRTGRSNGWTQSRVRGFRNTHDIAVYRDGEWAERGEVTLTEAASMLNLSPATVLRQIRAGIIPAQQYCMGAPWVIKRGNIEDSHLIERIKSCSKGPPSSDSDQKSLVFQ
- a CDS encoding transposase, with protein sequence MKITSDHLARGAFIYIRQSTVDQLANNHESRRRQYGLADRAHALGWTDVTVIDDDLGRSGSGVSRPGFEKLLAAICEGRVGDVFAIEVSRLARNGRDWHTLIEADWLAR
- a CDS encoding transposase IS116/IS110/IS902 family protein, whose translation is MPNKTDRNDARALAQIMRTGWYRQVHVKSQQCRLWRSLLVARRTVLNEMRTIENVVRAILREAGIKLGTPSRAAFADRVRELIGADTVIMALVEPLLAIVATMLREFGKLTKQVLNIARKEQVCRRLMSVPGVGATAS
- a CDS encoding transposase IS116/IS110/IS902 family protein produces the protein MKYFAGLDVSLEETAICVVDESGRIVKEGRAASEPRALYEALRKIDLPLERIGLEACSLTAWLYDGIRAEGLPAIASRPGKPTRR